Proteins from a single region of Paenibacillus sp. BIHB 4019:
- a CDS encoding DMT family transporter — translation MNKTTSGWINGFLGVLIFSGSLPATRLAVMDFDPIFLTVCRAAIAGVLAGALLLIFRQQRPVRSDIVPLLLVALCVVVGFPLLTALALQYATSAHAIIYIGLLPLSTAIFGVLRGGERPRPAFWILSALGSFLVAGFALMEGGSSSPAGDALMLASIIVCGYGYAEGGRLSRTLGGWQVISWALVLSLPVMLLLSFYYMPASWSGISVSSFISLVYVSLFSMLIGFVFWYRGLAQGGIAAVGQLQLLQPFFGLLLAALVLHESIGWPIFIVNIGVVLCVAIARRFATK, via the coding sequence ATGAACAAAACAACTAGCGGCTGGATCAATGGTTTCCTGGGCGTACTTATTTTCAGCGGCTCGCTGCCCGCCACACGGTTGGCTGTAATGGATTTTGATCCGATTTTCCTCACCGTATGCCGAGCCGCAATTGCTGGTGTATTAGCTGGAGCGCTGCTCCTCATCTTCCGGCAGCAACGGCCTGTCCGCAGCGACATCGTTCCCCTGTTATTAGTAGCACTCTGCGTGGTGGTAGGTTTCCCGCTGCTGACAGCCTTGGCGCTTCAGTATGCCACATCCGCGCATGCCATTATTTATATTGGGCTGCTGCCGCTATCGACGGCTATTTTTGGTGTATTGCGCGGGGGTGAACGCCCTCGGCCAGCTTTTTGGATATTATCAGCTTTAGGCAGCTTTCTAGTAGCAGGATTCGCCTTAATGGAAGGCGGGAGCTCTTCTCCTGCCGGCGATGCCTTGATGCTGGCTTCAATTATCGTCTGCGGCTACGGTTATGCGGAAGGGGGAAGGCTCTCACGCACGCTAGGCGGCTGGCAGGTAATCTCATGGGCGCTCGTGCTTTCGCTTCCCGTTATGTTGCTGCTCTCGTTTTATTACATGCCAGCATCGTGGTCGGGTATTTCCGTTTCCTCTTTCATTAGCCTTGTTTATGTTTCCTTGTTCAGCATGCTCATCGGCTTTGTATTCTGGTATCGGGGTCTTGCCCAAGGCGGAATAGCCGCGGTTGGCCAATTGCAGCTCCTTCAGCCTTTCTTCGGCCTGCTGCTTGCTGCACTCGTTCTGCACGAATCCATTGGCTGGCCAATCTTTATTGTGAATATTGGTGTCGTGCTTTGTGTAGCGATCGCGCGGCGATTTGCTACTAAATAG
- a CDS encoding response regulator transcription factor produces MANPAHILICDDNPAVHETIGAYLQAEGMTYSSAYNGKEALTLAWSKKTDLIILDIMMPELFGTEVCKQLRKDSQVPIIMLSARGEEVDRIIGLEIGADDYIVKPFSPREVVVRIKTILRRITPNETFSEKNKIYECEQLRIDLEGYELSIDGKVIPSTPKEIEILYLLATHANKVLSREQILTSIWGYDYLGDTRAVDTHVKRLRKKLPEESAGWSLKSIYGVGYKFEVLG; encoded by the coding sequence ATGGCAAACCCCGCTCACATTTTAATATGCGACGACAACCCGGCTGTACACGAAACGATAGGTGCCTATCTTCAGGCGGAGGGGATGACGTACAGTTCGGCCTACAACGGTAAAGAGGCGCTTACGCTCGCATGGAGCAAAAAAACGGATTTGATTATATTAGACATTATGATGCCAGAGCTATTCGGGACGGAAGTATGCAAACAATTAAGGAAAGACAGCCAAGTTCCCATTATTATGTTATCTGCTAGAGGAGAAGAAGTGGACAGAATTATTGGCTTGGAAATTGGAGCCGATGATTATATTGTAAAGCCATTTTCCCCTAGAGAAGTTGTAGTTCGTATAAAAACGATATTAAGAAGGATTACCCCGAACGAAACCTTTTCCGAAAAAAACAAAATTTATGAATGCGAACAGCTTCGCATTGATTTGGAAGGGTATGAGCTATCGATTGATGGTAAAGTCATCCCGTCTACACCAAAAGAAATCGAAATTTTGTATTTGCTAGCCACTCATGCGAACAAAGTGTTAAGTCGAGAACAAATTTTGACTTCGATTTGGGGGTACGATTACCTTGGAGATACCCGGGCTGTCGATACGCATGTCAAACGGCTGAGAAAAAAACTTCCGGAGGAAAGCGCAGGCTGGAGCTTAAAATCCATTTATGGCGTAGGCTACAAGTTTGAGGTGCTTGGATGA
- a CDS encoding MFS transporter, which produces MVKQNHLFMYILIIGVFGILTTEMGIVGILPQIAGHFQVSVSQAGLLVSLFALAVSIAGPTMPLLFSGINRKKVMLLVLGIFVVCNIVSLFAPTFTVALIARIIPGFFHPIYCSLALTAAASSVSKEEAPKAISKVMLGVTAGMVLGVPITNFIANETSIEMAMVFFAVVNALAFIATWLFIPSMPVTEKLSYGAQLSVLKKPITWLAIAAVVLIGSAGASVSSYIAEYLEAITHITGKMLSLTLFIYGLASLLGNLIGGRLLSKNPLRTVVSYPIVLGFFYLLSFVTGTSTVPMVVTILFWGSLFAISNLINQYWVSSAAPEAPDFSNGLFLSCSNLGITIGTAVGGLFLSGMGTRYIVLGGILFLAFSLLAILIRMYMYRPTKQHSR; this is translated from the coding sequence ATGGTTAAGCAAAATCATTTATTTATGTATATTTTAATTATCGGGGTTTTCGGCATTTTAACGACTGAAATGGGGATCGTTGGGATATTGCCCCAAATTGCCGGTCATTTTCAAGTCAGCGTTTCGCAAGCGGGATTGTTAGTAAGTCTCTTTGCCCTTGCCGTTTCAATCGCAGGTCCCACAATGCCGTTATTATTTTCCGGTATAAATCGCAAGAAAGTCATGCTGCTGGTCCTCGGGATTTTTGTTGTTTGCAATATAGTATCCCTATTTGCGCCAACCTTTACCGTTGCCCTAATTGCCCGTATTATTCCAGGCTTTTTCCATCCCATTTATTGTTCCTTGGCTTTGACAGCAGCCGCTAGCTCTGTAAGCAAGGAAGAGGCTCCAAAAGCTATTTCTAAAGTGATGCTTGGCGTGACCGCGGGAATGGTACTTGGTGTGCCCATCACAAATTTTATAGCTAATGAAACCTCCATAGAAATGGCGATGGTCTTTTTTGCTGTCGTAAACGCTTTGGCCTTCATCGCAACATGGCTATTTATACCATCCATGCCTGTTACGGAAAAACTTTCATACGGAGCCCAGTTAAGCGTATTGAAAAAACCGATTACTTGGCTAGCTATTGCGGCTGTTGTACTTATAGGCTCAGCAGGGGCTAGTGTTAGCAGTTACATTGCAGAGTACCTTGAAGCCATTACTCATATTACGGGGAAAATGTTAAGCTTGACGTTATTTATATATGGCTTGGCCAGCTTGCTGGGCAACTTAATCGGAGGGAGGCTGCTCTCTAAAAATCCATTGAGAACAGTCGTGTCTTACCCAATAGTATTAGGGTTCTTTTATCTATTATCATTTGTTACGGGTACGTCAACTGTGCCTATGGTCGTAACCATTTTATTTTGGGGCTCCTTATTTGCAATAAGTAATTTAATCAATCAATATTGGGTTTCCTCTGCAGCTCCAGAAGCTCCTGATTTCTCAAACGGATTGTTTTTATCGTGCAGTAATTTAGGAATAACGATTGGTACTGCGGTAGGCGGATTGTTTTTATCAGGGATGGGTACACGATACATCGTGTTAGGAGGAATATTATTTCTGGCATTTAGTTTGTTAGCTATATTAATAAGAATGTACATGTATCGTCCGACAAAGCAGCATTCTAGATAA
- a CDS encoding TetR/AcrR family transcriptional regulator gives MAKVDRRILKTQEALKKAVIDLMSEKNFDDITIQDLSDRANVSRGTIYLHYMDKFDLLDKLIEEHINVLREMCKSAAELDFTESTLMWTQYFELHYSFFSMMLASKGAPYFRGRFLDLLIEELTNEVEVTKGKNEKLNENLLVRFIASAYVGVVEWWFTNDKPVPHPILAEQLGTLLERNV, from the coding sequence TTGGCTAAAGTGGATCGGAGAATACTCAAAACCCAGGAAGCGTTAAAAAAAGCGGTTATTGATTTGATGTCAGAGAAAAATTTTGATGATATTACGATTCAGGATCTTTCCGATAGGGCGAATGTGAGCCGCGGAACGATCTATCTTCATTACATGGATAAATTTGATCTGCTGGACAAGCTTATCGAAGAACATATCAACGTGTTAAGGGAAATGTGCAAATCTGCAGCCGAATTGGATTTTACCGAATCCACTTTGATGTGGACGCAATACTTCGAGCTTCATTATTCCTTTTTTTCCATGATGCTGGCGAGTAAAGGCGCCCCCTATTTTCGCGGCCGGTTTCTCGACTTGCTTATCGAAGAATTAACGAATGAGGTTGAGGTAACCAAAGGGAAAAACGAGAAGTTAAATGAAAATCTTCTAGTCAGGTTTATTGCATCTGCTTACGTTGGGGTTGTGGAATGGTGGTTTACGAATGACAAGCCTGTCCCCCATCCTATCTTGGCAGAGCAATTGGGGACATTGCTTGAGAGAAATGTGTAA
- a CDS encoding alpha/beta hydrolase — MKRTMLIISASILLTAALAACSGTKQESNVQAGDTNTSQAASSIAEGTIPTDGQGLPPMGEGPGGGLGGGSFDASTIATQFLDVSYANQSENQKLNIYLPNEGEGPFPVIIAIHGGGFMMGNRTGGDLASMLEGVNHGYAVVTVEYRMSGEETFPAAINDVKAAIRFIRANADKYQLNADKIAAWGDSAGGNLASLAGTTSGTNELYDDSLGYPDVSDKLTAVVDWFGPINFLKFDEQFDESGITPMMGQTSSANSAESKYIGQLITEAPDLVAAANPETYITADDPPFFIEHGTADANVPTQQSVDFASKLESVLGQDKVTLTLLDGAQHGGSQFDEEQNVELVFEFLDKYMK; from the coding sequence ATGAAAAGAACGATGCTGATCATTAGCGCCAGCATATTGTTGACTGCCGCACTTGCAGCATGCTCAGGAACAAAGCAAGAAAGCAACGTACAGGCCGGGGATACAAACACTAGCCAAGCGGCTTCTTCTATAGCCGAAGGGACGATACCAACTGATGGCCAAGGGCTGCCTCCTATGGGAGAAGGACCAGGAGGCGGACTTGGCGGAGGTTCCTTTGATGCCTCAACGATTGCGACACAGTTCCTAGATGTTTCATATGCAAATCAATCGGAAAATCAAAAGCTGAATATTTATTTGCCTAACGAAGGGGAAGGCCCGTTTCCTGTTATTATTGCCATCCATGGTGGCGGATTTATGATGGGGAATCGTACAGGAGGTGATCTTGCGTCCATGCTGGAGGGTGTTAACCATGGTTACGCTGTAGTGACGGTCGAATATCGAATGTCTGGAGAAGAGACATTCCCGGCAGCCATCAACGACGTCAAAGCCGCGATCCGATTCATTCGTGCCAATGCGGACAAATACCAGTTGAATGCGGATAAAATCGCCGCATGGGGAGATTCCGCTGGCGGTAATTTGGCATCGCTCGCGGGTACAACAAGCGGAACGAATGAGCTTTATGATGACTCGCTGGGATATCCCGATGTTTCAGATAAACTGACAGCCGTTGTAGATTGGTTCGGACCTATCAACTTCCTTAAATTTGACGAACAGTTTGACGAATCGGGAATTACCCCTATGATGGGCCAGACAAGCTCGGCAAATTCAGCGGAATCCAAATATATTGGACAACTGATTACGGAAGCGCCTGATCTTGTAGCTGCCGCCAACCCTGAAACCTACATCACAGCTGATGATCCACCCTTTTTCATTGAGCATGGAACAGCAGACGCTAACGTTCCTACGCAGCAATCCGTAGATTTCGCCTCCAAATTAGAAAGTGTTCTCGGTCAAGACAAAGTGACGCTGACACTTCTCGATGGTGCGCAGCATGGAGGATCGCAGTTCGACGAAGAGCAAAATGTAGAGCTGGTGTTTGAATTTTTGGATAAATACATGAAGTGA
- a CDS encoding MFS transporter, with translation MERLWTKSFTLMTIGNLFLFNAFYMLYPTMPLFITQMGGSESQVGLAMGAFMLSAVIFRPIVGGMLDRFGRRPFLIWGLILFILAMYMYNWVGGIVVLMGLRILHGMSWAVSTTASMTAITDMIPAGRRGEGMGWFSTSMTLAMAVGPMFGLWVTENQSYSALFLIAVVLSAIALFLTLGAKMPFQPKTGVRKIELFEKSVLPIAASVFFLFIAYGGITTFVPLFAKSIQVNSGAFFLAFAASLALSRPISGKLSDRYGEILVIVPALVITIGALIVLSMSTGLGGVLAAAILYGIGFGSAQPALQAATIRLAHPERIGVANASISTANDLGIGLGAIVLGWVSQYMSYQALFTVSALSVAISLLLFTLFVKRLLKNKKSLQVGHQ, from the coding sequence ATGGAACGTCTATGGACGAAATCTTTTACGCTCATGACTATTGGAAACCTATTTTTGTTTAATGCCTTTTATATGCTGTATCCGACGATGCCGCTATTCATCACACAGATGGGAGGCAGCGAATCGCAGGTCGGACTGGCGATGGGCGCGTTTATGCTGTCCGCCGTTATTTTTCGCCCCATCGTCGGCGGGATGCTGGACCGATTCGGCAGGCGCCCGTTTCTCATTTGGGGGCTTATTCTGTTCATCCTGGCAATGTATATGTATAACTGGGTAGGAGGTATTGTTGTACTGATGGGGCTCAGAATTTTGCATGGAATGAGCTGGGCCGTTTCTACAACCGCCTCAATGACAGCGATTACAGACATGATTCCAGCGGGCCGCCGCGGCGAAGGAATGGGATGGTTCAGCACATCCATGACCTTGGCTATGGCAGTTGGTCCGATGTTCGGGCTTTGGGTGACAGAGAACCAGTCGTACAGCGCTTTGTTTTTAATCGCCGTCGTCCTCTCTGCGATAGCGCTGTTCCTGACATTAGGCGCAAAAATGCCCTTCCAGCCGAAAACGGGCGTAAGAAAAATCGAATTGTTCGAAAAATCGGTTTTGCCCATCGCGGCATCTGTTTTTTTTCTGTTTATCGCGTATGGCGGCATTACAACATTTGTTCCGCTGTTCGCTAAGTCGATCCAGGTTAATTCCGGCGCTTTCTTTCTGGCCTTTGCTGCATCATTGGCGCTCAGCCGTCCTATCTCAGGAAAACTTTCGGATCGATATGGAGAGATTTTGGTCATCGTACCGGCTCTTGTCATTACGATCGGCGCCTTGATTGTGCTCAGCATGTCGACCGGCTTAGGCGGTGTGCTTGCAGCGGCGATTTTATATGGCATCGGCTTTGGCTCCGCGCAGCCGGCCCTTCAAGCGGCAACAATCCGCCTAGCCCATCCAGAGCGAATCGGAGTTGCCAACGCCTCGATATCGACCGCTAATGATCTTGGCATCGGGCTCGGTGCGATCGTGCTAGGCTGGGTTTCCCAGTACATGAGCTATCAGGCGCTATTCACGGTCAGCGCTTTGTCTGTTGCGATTTCCTTGCTGCTGTTCACTTTATTTGTGAAACGTTTGTTGAAAAATAAAAAATCATTACAGGTTGGTCATCAGTAA
- a CDS encoding TetR/AcrR family transcriptional regulator codes for MSKVDRRILKSQEAIKKAVISLMSEKNFDQITIQDISDRANVSRRTIYLHYMDKFDLLDKLIEEHMNELKILCEAEVESESKDGGMSWFEYFECHYLFFSAMLASKGAPFFRSRFLEFVIEDIKRSWEMTEGKNRGITEDVMVQFFAPAYVGIVEWWFLNGMPYSPRVMGEQVEKLLNMNLS; via the coding sequence GTGTCTAAGGTAGATCGAAGAATACTGAAATCTCAAGAAGCGATTAAAAAAGCGGTTATTTCGTTGATGTCTGAAAAAAATTTCGATCAAATTACAATACAGGATATTTCCGACAGAGCAAATGTTAGCCGGAGAACGATATATCTCCACTACATGGATAAATTTGATTTATTGGATAAGCTCATTGAAGAACATATGAACGAGCTAAAGATATTGTGCGAAGCGGAGGTTGAATCAGAATCCAAAGATGGGGGCATGAGCTGGTTCGAATATTTTGAGTGTCATTATTTGTTCTTTTCAGCCATGTTGGCAAGCAAAGGAGCTCCCTTCTTTCGCAGCCGCTTCCTAGAATTTGTCATCGAGGATATTAAGCGCAGCTGGGAAATGACAGAGGGGAAAAATCGTGGAATCACTGAAGATGTAATGGTTCAGTTTTTTGCACCCGCTTACGTAGGAATTGTGGAATGGTGGTTTCTAAATGGAATGCCCTATTCCCCTCGTGTCATGGGAGAGCAAGTAGAAAAGCTGCTGAATATGAATCTTTCATAG
- a CDS encoding PLP-dependent aminotransferase family protein — protein MKNKKQAIVESIRSDIVNGLIKPGQKLPSIRVQSQRFDCSLNTIIAVYQELENHYLIYSRPKSGYFVVAQEALLPLLKTKRIDFASAAPDPETIPQVDFRQCLNKAMELFETSIFTYSDPQGLLSLRQEIVKLFQQQQVFPSAQQIFVFSGAQQALHLLAGMPFPNGKTNILVEQPTYWGMLAALKTHRQTVIGIERTADGIDWETLERHFQSNMIKFFYTIPRFHNPLGTSYTAEEKQRLAELAKAYDVYIVEDDYLADLETNSKEDPIHAYNGASHVIYLRSFSKVMLPGLRIAAAAVPDSFIPLLQWHKHTADLSTSVLSQGVLEIYMKSGMYAHHAKQMKSLYNHRINYLKEVSQRLLPKECLYTIQSCGGYLLPFTWRTPFIQKIWLCGWKIAALMYWVPTNSSSPLSQS, from the coding sequence ATGAAAAATAAAAAACAAGCGATTGTTGAAAGCATCCGCTCGGACATCGTTAACGGCCTCATCAAGCCCGGTCAGAAGCTGCCTTCTATCCGTGTGCAAAGCCAAAGATTCGACTGCAGTCTCAACACCATCATTGCTGTTTATCAGGAGCTTGAAAATCACTATCTCATTTATTCTCGTCCGAAGAGTGGTTATTTTGTCGTGGCCCAAGAAGCGCTCCTTCCCCTGCTGAAAACAAAACGAATCGATTTTGCATCAGCTGCCCCTGATCCCGAGACGATACCGCAAGTCGACTTTCGCCAATGCTTGAATAAAGCAATGGAATTATTTGAGACTTCCATATTTACATATTCAGATCCTCAAGGCTTGCTTTCTCTTCGCCAGGAGATCGTGAAGCTGTTTCAGCAGCAGCAGGTTTTCCCTTCGGCCCAGCAAATTTTTGTGTTTTCAGGCGCTCAGCAGGCGCTTCATCTTCTAGCAGGGATGCCTTTCCCAAATGGCAAAACGAACATTCTCGTCGAGCAGCCCACGTATTGGGGAATGCTTGCTGCACTTAAGACACATAGGCAAACCGTCATCGGTATTGAAAGAACGGCAGATGGGATAGATTGGGAGACGTTGGAGCGCCATTTTCAAAGCAATATGATCAAGTTCTTCTATACCATTCCGCGATTCCATAATCCATTAGGCACTTCATACACAGCGGAAGAAAAGCAGCGATTGGCAGAGCTTGCCAAAGCCTATGATGTTTATATCGTTGAGGATGACTACTTGGCTGATTTGGAAACAAACAGCAAAGAAGACCCCATTCACGCTTATAATGGGGCTAGCCATGTCATCTATCTCAGAAGCTTTTCCAAAGTCATGCTGCCCGGATTAAGGATTGCCGCTGCCGCTGTACCCGATTCTTTTATTCCGCTGCTTCAATGGCATAAACATACGGCTGACCTAAGCACCTCGGTGCTTTCCCAAGGAGTGCTTGAAATTTATATGAAGTCAGGCATGTATGCTCATCATGCAAAGCAGATGAAATCCTTATACAATCATCGGATCAACTACCTAAAAGAAGTTTCACAGCGACTATTGCCCAAAGAATGTTTATATACGATCCAATCTTGTGGGGGCTATTTGCTTCCATTCACCTGGAGGACTCCATTCATACAGAAGATTTGGTTATGCGGCTGGAAAATCGCGGCGTTGATGTATTGGGTACCGACAAACAGTTCCTCTCCTCTTTCCCAAAGCTGA
- a CDS encoding HAMP domain-containing sensor histidine kinase codes for MKQSLLRKLFISIATVLILTFAISVIIGREALESYFLNNKLTELQPQLETIAKEIGAGGHASTYLKDQGFILKAFDLYSKEMDVLEHDLIADMKPQLPFSEADIHTVVKPFISKVLTGAQVATITQSDEMGGYSIVIGEPIRSSGHVIGGLFLLKPVSDFTSARTGFYFTLALSASTALILTLYIIYRIIKPMLMPIRVMTHASEAMASGNYEVRVPENGYGELGELSHSLNILTSKLEHNHQAAVRLEQVRRDYVANVTHELRTPLASIRAMSETLCDQMLHDEEGKQRFYHAILRESIRLQRLIDDMLELSRLQSGSSAMMKSVIQAKPIIERVHGRFSVLAEEMGVHFIITKQASTMPDFFGHADRVEQVLTILLDNALKFTEPDGSVILNATWEEDAITISISDTGIGIDEEELPYVFDRFYKSDKSHTGMGTGLGLSLAKEILTQLKETIAVESNDRGTSFFFTLHRK; via the coding sequence ATGAAGCAGTCATTATTGAGGAAATTATTTATTTCTATAGCTACCGTTCTTATACTGACCTTTGCGATATCCGTCATTATCGGGAGAGAAGCACTTGAATCTTATTTTTTAAATAATAAATTGACGGAACTTCAGCCACAATTAGAAACGATTGCAAAGGAGATTGGGGCGGGTGGACATGCTTCTACTTACTTAAAGGATCAAGGCTTTATTCTTAAAGCTTTCGATCTTTATTCCAAAGAAATGGACGTGTTGGAGCATGATTTGATTGCTGACATGAAGCCGCAGCTTCCTTTCTCGGAGGCGGACATCCACACGGTGGTGAAACCTTTCATTAGCAAGGTTCTTACGGGAGCTCAAGTTGCGACAATAACGCAGTCCGATGAGATGGGTGGTTATTCGATTGTTATTGGTGAGCCTATCAGGAGCAGCGGTCATGTAATCGGCGGCCTTTTTCTACTGAAGCCCGTTTCAGATTTTACTAGCGCTCGGACAGGGTTTTATTTTACGTTAGCTTTGTCGGCCAGCACGGCTCTTATCCTCACGCTTTATATTATTTATCGAATCATCAAACCTATGTTAATGCCAATACGGGTTATGACGCATGCATCCGAAGCGATGGCAAGCGGAAATTATGAGGTTAGAGTTCCTGAGAACGGTTATGGCGAATTAGGGGAACTCTCTCATTCGTTGAACATATTAACATCCAAATTGGAACACAACCATCAAGCAGCTGTACGATTAGAGCAAGTAAGGCGCGATTATGTTGCAAATGTTACGCATGAGCTCAGAACGCCGCTGGCATCAATTCGTGCTATGAGTGAAACACTTTGTGATCAAATGCTTCATGACGAGGAAGGAAAGCAACGGTTTTATCATGCGATTTTGCGTGAATCCATTCGACTGCAGCGGCTAATCGACGACATGCTGGAGCTCTCCCGGCTGCAATCGGGCTCGTCTGCTATGATGAAATCAGTGATTCAGGCAAAACCCATCATAGAAAGAGTGCACGGCCGCTTTTCCGTTCTTGCAGAAGAAATGGGGGTTCATTTTATAATTACGAAGCAAGCTTCCACGATGCCGGATTTTTTTGGGCATGCGGATCGGGTAGAACAAGTGCTCACTATTTTGCTGGATAATGCCTTGAAATTTACGGAACCGGATGGTTCGGTCATCCTGAATGCGACTTGGGAAGAGGATGCCATTACGATTTCGATTTCTGATACGGGTATTGGAATCGACGAAGAGGAGCTCCCTTACGTGTTTGACCGTTTTTATAAGTCTGACAAGTCGCACACGGGAATGGGAACGGGGCTTGGGCTTTCGCTCGCCAAGGAAATTCTCACGCAATTAAAGGAGACGATTGCGGTCGAATCGAACGATAGGGGAACAAGCTTCTTTTTTACATTGCATCGTAAATGA